In a genomic window of Epinephelus lanceolatus isolate andai-2023 chromosome 3, ASM4190304v1, whole genome shotgun sequence:
- the LOC144462479 gene encoding uncharacterized protein LOC144462479 — MALSQKSCTLLLAVLAAVCIQLYQAHDFIGRCSCPTTIKFVRGNMSDFQVLERFPGCDRTELIVTMSNSDNSTEKICINTEGKMAKAFMKCWERINKDESRKMECIDRKRKAE, encoded by the exons ATGGCCTTGTCACAGAAAAGCTGCACTCTCCTGCTGGCTGTTTTGGCTGCAGTTTGCATTCAGCTCTATCAAG CTCATGACTTTATTGGACGCTGCTCATGCCCCACCACAATCAAGTTCGTCAGGGGCAACATGTCAGATTTCCAAGTCCTGGAAAGGTTTCCTGGATGTGATAGAACTGAATTGAT tgTAACCATGAGCAACTCAGACAACTCCACAGAGAAAATCTGTATAAACACAGAGGGAAAGATGGCCAAGGCGTTTATGAAATGCTGGGAAAG GATAAACAAAGACGAGAGCCGCAAGATGGAGTGTAtcgacagaaaaagaaaagcagagtgA